A genomic window from Vitis riparia cultivar Riparia Gloire de Montpellier isolate 1030 chromosome 18, EGFV_Vit.rip_1.0, whole genome shotgun sequence includes:
- the LOC117905659 gene encoding disease resistance protein RPV1-like: MSLRNAQTASSSSPPPNTTFSPEYKFDIFLSFRGADTRTNFTDHLYKALVRKGFRTFIDAAKLEKGEIIDQNLLQAIEESRFFIIIFSENYANSESCLNELVKIMECTARGGKAFPIFYHVDPSEVEKQSGKYGEAFADHENEANLEREQIQKWRTALTEASKLAGYHIHYQ; encoded by the coding sequence ATGTCACTCCGCAATGCTCAaacagcttcttcttcttctcctcctccaaATACTACCTTTTCTCCTGAATAcaagtttgatattttcttgagttttagaggAGCGGACACTCGCACAAATTTTACAGATCATCTCTATAAAGCTTTAGTTAGAAAAGGATTTCGTACCTTTATAGATGCTGCAAAACTTGAAAAGGGAGAAATAATTGATCAAAACCTTCTGCAAGCAATTGAAGAATCAagatttttcatcattattttctcaGAAAATTATGCAAATTCTGAGTCGTGTTTAAATGAACTCGTGAAGATCATGGAGTGCACAGCAAGGGGAGGGAAAGCTTTTCCGATATTTTACCACGTGGATCCATCAGAAGTGGAAAAACAGTCTGGAAAATATGGAGAAGCATTTGCAGATCACGAAAATGAGGCAAACCTAGAGAGGGAGCAGATACAGAAATGGAGGACTGCCTTGACGGAAGCCAGCAAACTAGCTGGATATCATATACACTACCAGTAA